A genomic segment from Necator americanus strain Aroian chromosome III, whole genome shotgun sequence encodes:
- a CDS encoding hypothetical protein (NECATOR_CHRIII.G11373.T1) gives MDRLDCTERKLFRRLLGYFWLRVCQNEELYAEIHGVCRLVTRGRYQHLAPPSKVATENCLRFFGHTLRRPRDRLVQRILRSLSDSSRKWLPGRKRKFWTEVVKEDLRTLDVDRQFRRNLRFRRVGNIPGSIPCKLSSKIDEGWAELCSRRHTSAKMRVIASGDDISPLVKSSQVSYHSYLLSMVCLHITANCKYGLTL, from the coding sequence ATGGacaggcttgactgcacggaaagaaagctgtttagacggcttcttggctacttttggcttaGGGTTTGCCAGAATGAGGAGCTTTACGCGGAAATCCATGGGGTGTGCCGGCTGGTCACACGTGGAAGAtaccaacatcttgcaccgccatcgaaagtggctacagaaaattgtcttcgcttctttggacATACATTAAGGAGACCAagagatcgccttgttcaacgaattttgaggagtttgtcggattcAAGCCGGAAGTGGCTACCTGGtagaaaacggaagttctggactgaggtggtgaaagaggacctgaggacactcgacgtggataggcagttcaggcgaaaCTTAAGGTTTCGCCGGGTAGGGAATATTCCGGGATCGATTCCGTGCAAACTCTCGTCGAAGATCGatgaaggttgggcagagctatgttcaaggagacacacctcggcgaagatgcgagtaatcgcgtcaggcgatgacatcagcccgctgGTTAAGTCAAGTCAAGTAAGCTATCATTCGTATCTATTATCTATGGTTTGTCTTCATATTACAGCTAACTGTAAATATGGTTTGACTTTGTAG